GATATCGATGTTCGATTAATTTTAACTTATgttaaatttacaaaataaaagaatacttATTACTCCACTCGACAACGGCAGCGGGTGCTAATCAATCTTTCCTATGGATACACTTATGGCTACCATGTACTAGTTACAAAAATGTATAAAGATTTGTAATCAAGAGTCAAGCTGTCAAAATATAACTTTCCTAATTGTTATTCTCTGTATGCATTAtcatttcaaatcaaaagtATTAGCAAACACAATTTTGTCTCCCTTAACACTTTGTCCCTTCTTTACCCTTTCTcattttgaatgtcattatcacttctaagtgaaaaaaattcaatctttttccATACCCAAGTTGAAAAATCCAATCTTTTTCAGTATCTTTAAGTTTTCTGATCAAGATCTTGGAACCCcagttgaaaattttcaaaatctagcagttttttttgtatgtatttcaCTTCAGATCGTACTAGAGGGGTAATATTTGGGAAGGGGAATTGATAATGCCAAGGCAGAATCAGGCTATGGTGGAGGGTTTAATACCCAAGATCCGTAAAAGGGGttgttcatcttcttcatctgcATCATCAAAAGTGTATAACTACAGATTTAAACGGGCTATTTTAGTTGGAAAATCGAGAAACGGGCTCGGGCTTGGGCTTGGGCTCGGGCTAAGAGGGTCTAGATCCAGTACACCAGTGCCAAGTTGGAGGGCAACTCCATTGAGAAACGTTGTTGAGTCACCCAAACAGTCCCTTGGTGGTGGGATATCACAGCCAGTTTCAGCTAGAAAACTTGCAGCTACATTGTGGGAAATGAATGAAATGCCTTCACCAAGAATAACTGAGGAAGActtggagaaaaagaagaagatgatgatgaagaaggagaaaatTCGGGCTGGTCATATGAGTTCGGGCTCTGTTTCGGGCTCTTTGCCTCCTCATTTGTGTGATCCATCTCATAGCCCGGTTTCTGAGGTGAGCTACTGAGCTCACTCTTTTTGAATATGTTTAGTATAATGATCATAAACATATCTAAAGTATCCTGTTTTTCCGAGTTTCATACATGAACTATCACCAACTATTTATCAAACAAACGTTTTGAAATATCACCATAACTCAATCTATAGTTGATGTAGGGAACTCGCATACATGATAGTTTCTATCACCAACTATTTATCAAACAAACGTCTTGAGATATCACCATAACTCAATCTGTAGTTGATGTAGGGAACTCACATACATGATAGTTTATGTATGAAACTCGAAAAAATGGATACTTTAGGTGTGGTTTTGACCCTAAAGTGTTGTATCTTGATGTGGGAACTATATTTTGCTGAATTCAGTTAGATTAGTTTCCTGTGGTTGTTAGAAATCCAGTGAAAATGATGTTTGTATTAGTCAATTCTCAAATATTAGTTTAGTTAGGTAATTACCTAATACTAATATATGGTTGATGTAACTTGTATGGTGGAAATATTgtgaaaatgacatttttcatCCTCTTACTTGTCCTGATTATTTTGTTCCATCCCACAGAGAGGAAAACAAAATGGATTTGTCGAATGAATTTGCTGTATTGTTGATGAAATAGCTTATTTGACATATACAGCTTTAACAGAAATGTTTGTCTTGTTATTACTGGCTTTACAAAGACTCTGCCTTGAGAAGCTGTTTGcaaagattatgatatgttttttttgttctaCTCATGATGGGGTGTACCTTCCTCGTCTTCCGGATGAAAGATGACAAGTTGAGTGGATCGAAGTTACTTAAGTTTGTTGTTGGTAATCCATATTTGCATTGATTGTGCAGAGGATGGATCGATCTGGAACAGGAAGCTATCAAAAGAGATCATCAACAACTTCTCGTAGACCAAGGACTACAGACCATAATGTTGGGATGTTAGATTCTTTAAGCAGCGCCAGTTTTATGGAGGTGGCAACCAATTCCTTCATGTTGGTCAATTTTATTGTTCTTAATACCTCATTAGCATGCAATTTAAGTTCATATTTACTTTTGGTATTATGTCACACTTTCTGTTTCTTCGTGTTCGTGCAAGTAAAAATGGAAATCAATGGTTAGGTTGTAAAAGGGTAGATTTGAAATGTATTGACTTGGTGTGAAAACTTATGTTGCTAAAAGAGAGTGATGCTTTATGTAACTCTGTAATGCAGCTTGAGACCAGATCTCGGGCCCAGACTCCACGGGGATCAGTGGCTGGTTTTGGCAGTCGTCTGAAGGATGTTAGTAACGCTTTGACAACATCGAAAGAGCTTCTGAAAATAATCAACCGAATTTGGGCACATGCTGATCAACCTTCATCTAGCACGTCACTTGTCTCTGCGTTACACACTGAGCTGGAAAGGGCCCGCCTGCAGGTGAACCAGCTTATCCAAGACCAGCGCTCGGATCAAAATGAGATTAATTATCTCCTTAAATGTTTTGCTGAAGAGAAAGCAGCTTGGAAGAATAAAGAGCAACAGGCAGTTGAGGCTGCAATTGAGTCCGTTGCAAATGAACTTGAGGTAGAGAGAAAGCTTAGGCGGAGATTTGAGAGCTTGAACAAAAAACTTGGCAAAGAGTTATCGGATTCAAAAGCATCATTTGTGAAGGCTGTGCAAGAGCTTGAAAGTGA
The sequence above is a segment of the Solanum lycopersicum chromosome 10, SLM_r2.1 genome. Coding sequences within it:
- the LOC101253336 gene encoding uncharacterized protein At5g41620, with amino-acid sequence MPRQNQAMVEGLIPKIRKRGCSSSSSASSKVYNYRFKRAILVGKSRNGLGLGLGLGLRGSRSSTPVPSWRATPLRNVVESPKQSLGGGISQPVSARKLAATLWEMNEMPSPRITEEDLEKKKKMMMKKEKIRAGHMSSGSVSGSLPPHLCDPSHSPVSERMDRSGTGSYQKRSSTTSRRPRTTDHNVGMLDSLSSASFMELETRSRAQTPRGSVAGFGSRLKDVSNALTTSKELLKIINRIWAHADQPSSSTSLVSALHTELERARLQVNQLIQDQRSDQNEINYLLKCFAEEKAAWKNKEQQAVEAAIESVANELEVERKLRRRFESLNKKLGKELSDSKASFVKAVQELESEKRAREVMEQVCDELARDIGEDRAEAEEMKRESAKVQEELEQEREMLQLADRLREERAHVKLSEAKNHFEEKNSAIDKLRKQLEGFLGKKKTKGKRNGSLNFRNNEDTASLSKEKDDDGEVENVADCAEDSAESDLHSIELNMDNSNKSYNWAYPSNVVRESKRISVDERRARNSIAGQPRRSTPIQRSISGGVVEYVNQAANLPTSGDGLDRERLHELEKLGQRYSYLDEAQRLKAVKGLKDHLLASSGTGSCKDISSPIRQWEQPWPSRDPCATIQEKSSIIQGSATKSRLGEGQSVRRSRR